The following proteins are co-located in the Pararhizobium capsulatum DSM 1112 genome:
- a CDS encoding ISNCY family transposase — translation MSCLIVMSQKELHRLELIQQIRARRLTVVEAAGLLGLSRSQVHRLLQAYDLAGADGLVSKKRGRASNRRHSEDFRNLVLDLVREHYVDFGPTLATEKLLERHRIAVSKETLRQWMMEAGIWVSRRERKKRVFQPRGRRDCFGELVQIDGSHHWWFENRGPKCALLVYIDDATGKLLHLRFAGSENTFDYLHATKAYLQQWGKPIAFYSDKHGVFRTTHASQQDRTSGLTQFGRALYELNIDIICANSPQAKGRVERANQTLQDRLVKELRLRGIDTIAAANAYASEFMADFNRRFGKEPRNPKDMHRSFAAHENLDRAMCRKEVRKLSQALTLRYDKVLFILDPTDLAKTLAGNKVVVCDYPDGRLEITHEGTSLPYKTFDTLRSVHRSEVVENKRLDDMLALVAEMQAGREQQRSQSGPRRTGQTDHMFGIRDGSTANGYQKRGTKPGRRTDFTNDPVVIARRQQALAQLKAAE, via the coding sequence ATGTCTTGTTTGATTGTTATGTCTCAGAAGGAATTGCATCGTCTTGAACTAATCCAGCAGATTCGCGCTCGGAGGCTGACTGTCGTCGAGGCGGCTGGGTTGCTCGGTCTCAGCCGCAGTCAGGTCCACCGTCTGTTGCAAGCCTATGACCTGGCCGGCGCCGATGGACTTGTCTCGAAGAAACGCGGCCGTGCGAGCAACCGGCGTCACAGCGAGGACTTCCGCAACCTGGTGCTCGACTTGGTGCGTGAGCATTACGTGGATTTCGGACCGACCCTGGCCACCGAGAAGCTGCTCGAGCGCCACCGGATTGCCGTCAGCAAGGAGACGCTGCGTCAGTGGATGATGGAAGCCGGCATCTGGGTGTCGCGCCGCGAACGCAAGAAGCGGGTTTTCCAGCCGCGCGGCCGGCGCGACTGCTTTGGCGAACTTGTGCAGATTGATGGGTCGCATCACTGGTGGTTTGAGAATCGCGGTCCCAAATGCGCCCTGCTCGTCTATATCGACGATGCCACCGGCAAGCTGTTGCATCTGCGCTTTGCCGGCTCGGAGAACACCTTCGACTATCTGCACGCGACGAAGGCTTACTTGCAGCAATGGGGCAAGCCGATCGCGTTCTACAGCGACAAGCATGGGGTTTTCCGCACCACCCATGCTTCGCAGCAGGACAGAACCAGTGGCCTGACACAATTCGGGCGGGCGCTTTATGAGCTCAACATCGACATCATCTGCGCCAATAGCCCGCAGGCCAAAGGGCGCGTTGAGCGCGCCAACCAGACGCTGCAGGATCGGCTGGTGAAGGAGTTACGGCTGCGTGGCATCGACACGATCGCGGCGGCCAATGCCTATGCGTCGGAATTCATGGCCGACTTCAATCGCCGCTTTGGCAAGGAGCCTCGCAATCCGAAGGACATGCATCGGTCGTTTGCCGCGCATGAGAACCTCGATCGCGCCATGTGCCGCAAGGAAGTGCGCAAGCTGTCACAGGCCCTGACGCTGCGCTATGACAAGGTGCTGTTCATCCTCGATCCGACGGATCTCGCCAAGACGCTCGCCGGTAACAAGGTCGTTGTCTGCGACTATCCCGATGGTCGCCTCGAGATCACCCACGAGGGGACGTCCCTGCCCTACAAAACCTTCGACACGCTGCGCTCGGTGCACCGCTCCGAGGTGGTTGAGAACAAGCGGCTTGATGACATGCTGGCCCTGGTGGCCGAGATGCAGGCCGGACGTGAGCAACAGCGCAGCCAGAGTGGACCACGCCGCACTGGTCAGACCGACCATATGTTCGGCATTCGCGACGGCAGTACAGCCAATGGCTACCAAAAGCGCGGCACCAAGCCTGGCAGGAGGACGGATTTTACCAATGATCCAGTGGTAATCGCCCGGCGACAGCAAGCCCTTGCGCAGTTGAAAGCGGCGGAGTGA
- a CDS encoding dihydrodipicolinate synthase family protein, with protein MTARSLWQVAASIEQGWRCKWIYDVGQLPLCVYNNPSTTRFTFSVELIERPAKVRNIVAIKMPLPADGDYSSEMSTIRRHTAPPFATGYSGDWGAADALLAGADAWHSVVSGLLPSEALAITRAARSGDTELAASINKGFEPMSSTFKEFGSFRVIFAVAEIIGIGAFEPPRPVLGLHPEARARVAEAIYGLRSADSSAHD; from the coding sequence GTGACTGCTCGAAGTCTCTGGCAGGTTGCAGCATCAATCGAACAAGGATGGCGATGCAAGTGGATATACGACGTGGGACAGCTTCCCCTATGCGTCTACAACAATCCCAGCACAACAAGATTTACGTTCAGCGTTGAACTGATCGAACGGCCCGCCAAGGTTCGAAACATCGTAGCCATAAAAATGCCGCTGCCTGCCGACGGGGACTACTCTTCCGAGATGTCGACAATCCGACGTCACACGGCGCCTCCGTTTGCGACTGGCTATAGCGGGGATTGGGGTGCGGCTGACGCGCTGCTGGCAGGAGCCGATGCCTGGCACAGCGTTGTCTCAGGGCTGTTACCATCAGAGGCCTTAGCTATCACCAGAGCGGCTCGATCTGGAGACACCGAGCTTGCAGCGAGCATCAACAAGGGGTTCGAACCGATGTCGTCGACGTTCAAGGAGTTCGGAAGCTTCCGCGTTATATTCGCTGTCGCGGAAATTATCGGGATCGGAGCCTTCGAGCCGCCCCGTCCAGTTCTGGGGCTTCATCCGGAGGCGCGCGCTCGGGTGGCGGAGGCAATCTATGGACTTCGTTCCGCCGACTCATCGGCTCACGATTAG
- a CDS encoding alpha/beta hydrolase: MYLLQTARRSEHCCCRSPELATNWISQEFETHFPESGDVIAVGYSSGAIFAETLLSVAPELFAAAVLLRPEPLSLGFSFPAMPAKRILIVAGKRDERRRHDDAAVLAEQLHSAEAIVSLHVIDAGHGWAQDDGDIASARSWLATLAAA; the protein is encoded by the coding sequence ATTTACCTTCTTCAGACGGCGCGCCGATCGGAGCATTGCTGCTGCAGAAGTCCTGAACTAGCGACGAACTGGATTTCGCAAGAGTTCGAGACGCACTTCCCGGAGTCAGGCGACGTCATTGCGGTAGGATACTCGAGCGGCGCGATATTCGCTGAAACGCTGCTCTCTGTCGCGCCGGAGTTGTTCGCAGCGGCGGTCCTCCTGCGCCCCGAGCCGCTATCACTGGGCTTCAGTTTTCCGGCGATGCCGGCGAAACGCATTCTCATTGTCGCCGGCAAGCGCGACGAGCGTCGTCGCCACGACGACGCTGCTGTTCTCGCTGAACAATTACACAGTGCTGAAGCCATCGTTTCACTGCATGTCATCGATGCAGGCCATGGATGGGCACAGGACGATGGGGACATTGCCTCAGCGCGCTCGTGGCTAGCGACCCTTGCTGCGGCTTGA
- a CDS encoding helix-turn-helix domain-containing protein codes for MLNAAQVRMARAALRWGVRDLASRANVTAATVTRIEAGRPGYPATLEALRVAFEAAGIEFIPQNGGGAGVRFSDPIELITGGGPALSPP; via the coding sequence ATGTTGAACGCCGCGCAAGTCCGAATGGCACGAGCTGCACTAAGATGGGGTGTTCGCGATCTGGCAAGCCGAGCTAATGTCACAGCAGCGACAGTGACTCGGATTGAAGCTGGTCGTCCAGGCTATCCCGCAACTCTTGAGGCACTACGGGTCGCATTTGAGGCCGCTGGCATAGAGTTCATCCCACAGAATGGCGGTGGCGCTGGCGTTCGCTTTTCTGATCCAATAGAATTAATCACCGGCGGGGGTCCTGCGCTCTCACCTCCGTGA
- a CDS encoding transporter substrate-binding domain-containing protein produces the protein MNIFTKLLAGAALLAATNSAFAGETLDRVMENKAMVVATNSSWPPQSFLDENNEMVGFDIDVSREIAKRLGVEVSFQTPDWATLTGGRWQGRYDLGVGSVTPTKARAQVIDFAGIYYYSPYVYVVHKDSTAKTVADLNGKVIGVETATTSEDFINRKLEIDAPGLPPIEYKLQPGEVRTFADSMLPFDDLRLGDGVRLNAVIAPEQTAKNAIKNGYPLRILDDGYAFREPLVVIDEKIDPEWTAKVGGIIAEMKKDGTLASLTTKWYGEDYSAD, from the coding sequence ATGAATATCTTTACGAAGCTCCTTGCCGGCGCTGCGCTGCTGGCTGCCACGAACTCCGCCTTTGCAGGCGAAACGCTTGATCGCGTCATGGAAAACAAGGCGATGGTCGTTGCCACCAACAGCAGTTGGCCGCCGCAGAGCTTCCTCGACGAAAACAATGAGATGGTCGGTTTCGACATCGACGTTTCGCGCGAGATCGCCAAGCGCCTCGGCGTCGAGGTAAGCTTCCAGACCCCGGATTGGGCAACGCTGACCGGCGGTCGCTGGCAGGGTCGTTACGATCTCGGTGTCGGCTCGGTGACGCCAACCAAGGCCCGCGCGCAGGTCATTGATTTCGCCGGCATCTACTACTACAGCCCCTATGTCTACGTCGTTCACAAGGACAGCACGGCCAAGACCGTTGCGGACCTGAACGGCAAGGTGATCGGCGTCGAGACGGCGACGACCTCTGAGGACTTCATCAACCGCAAGCTCGAAATCGACGCGCCGGGCCTACCGCCGATCGAATACAAGCTGCAGCCGGGCGAGGTTCGCACCTTCGCCGATTCCATGCTGCCCTTCGACGACCTGCGCCTCGGCGACGGCGTTCGCCTCAACGCCGTCATCGCGCCGGAACAGACCGCCAAGAACGCGATCAAGAACGGCTACCCGCTGCGTATCCTCGATGACGGTTATGCCTTCCGCGAGCCGCTGGTCGTGATCGACGAGAAGATCGATCCGGAATGGACCGCCAAGGTTGGTGGCATCATTGCCGAAATGAAGAAGGATGGCACGCTCGCCTCCCTTACCACCAAGTGGTACGGCGAGGACTACAGCGCCGACTGA